A single window of Coffea eugenioides isolate CCC68of chromosome 7, Ceug_1.0, whole genome shotgun sequence DNA harbors:
- the LOC113776951 gene encoding E3 ubiquitin-protein ligase CIP8-like: protein MQPQQFYSPALHHHYHPYQTYPQRIQESMGIYDGHSCVFFPPPDQTPFYPVPSAYGFPVYPQFIQPGYDYRDFFLPSPLQYYYGHPAEAMYYDQNDNYYLNQEQNLQWPQSHLRESDQTPDFLYRLSFSPEDETVILDLDAEENYPLGNQLQEFDQGRNIHLRLSSSFASEDDTPVRALDVEFVNEDGNLASVLIPADDPIVEFLLQSVPEDVNSENSGLTEATISEHLKIRNHQTLADQEPEICVVCQCEYENGETIGTLECRHEYHADCIKRWLMEKNVCPLCTREGIQQKS, encoded by the coding sequence ATGCAGCCGCAGCAGTTCTATTCACCTGCTCTTCATCACCATTATCATCCCTACCAAACTTATCCGCAAAGGATTCAGGAAAGCATGGGAATTTACGACGGACACTCGTGTGTTTTCTTCCCCCCGCCTGATCAGACTCCTTTTTACCCTGTTCCGTCAGCCTATGGCTTCCCAGTTTATCCTCAATTCATTCAGCCAGGTTATGATTATCGAGATTTTTTTCTTCCTAGCCCTCTGCAATACTACTACGGTCATCCTGCTGAAGCGATGTACTATGATCAGAACGACAATTACTATCTTAATCAAGAGCAGAACCTCCAATGGCCCCAGAGCCATCTTCGAGAGTCTGATCAGACACCGGACTTCCTCTACCGTTTGAGCTTCTCACCAGAAGACGAGACTGTCATACTTGATTTGGACGCAGAGGAGAACTACCCACTTGGGAACCAGCTTCAAGAATTTGATCAGGGACGAAATATTCACTTGCGATTGAGCTCGAGCTTTGCATCAGAAGATGATACTCCCGTACGTGCATTGGATGTGGAGTTCGTCAATGAGGATGGAAATCTTGCCAGCGTTTTGATTCCTGCTGATGACCCGATCGTTGAGTTCCTACTACAATCGGTCCCAGAAGACGTGAATAGTGAAAATAGTGGCTTGACAGAAGCAACCATCTCAGAgcacctcaaaatcagaaatcatCAAACACTTGCTGATCAAGAACCTGAAATTTGCGTAGTTTGCCAGTGCGAGTACGAGAATGGGGAGACAATTGGAACTCTAGAATGCAGGCATGAGTACCATGCCGACTGCATCAAAAGGTGGCTAATGGAGAAGAATGTTTGCCCTCTTTGCACACGTGAAGGAATTCAACAGAAAAGCTGA
- the LOC113777511 gene encoding NAC domain-containing protein 82-like produces MVRTSLPPGFRFHPTDVELLMYYLKRKVMGKKIPFEAISELNIYKFSPWDLPDKSCLKSKDLEWYFFCPRERKYASGSRMNRSTETGYWKTTGKDRRVTYNKNSVGMVKTLVFHQGCAPSGQRTDWVIHEYRIEDKNLADMGVAQDAYVLCKLFHKSGPGPKNGASYGAPFREEDWDDDEEIPVDSLLPGGPSTVEPVQPENDNSSAAISLVDLGNAPLMRPNEPGPSFVQPSKDTVLSNGQNSSMVTRVVDTGNASGWSLSEAGLTSASHSGNGMDMDPPDDDILHLLAAFSEDSPLLPTVNGNIELGDLGQGRAVEAIPHSDGGDLFSGLEDLSNLAELNGGGLNLFDNYQIGYTTNNMRLQDDSGFLELNDLDAPLNFTAQSCGPEQMHTGGLYRPSNSSGSEHVFAGSLCTEYNTSNHTWNGDNIPGYEQHPTDLHHLLVLPDASDIQGNSTSIFPMGNVYDSTNAAYNLDFTTNRPLEDIRNAAGNQERGAQQRTPHYSRLQQLLESVPADPASAAYDGSSIHVKAEVTYRFATCTKDALSVMVGESTFVFSPWWNLPVLGFQKAVGYRGCGSPVVFCLRLDSAFVCMLMFSLLREFVWYLWSWFCFCEIIGCFKTIHQFVLTHQRAHVLSIKSMDFINFVSVLCS; encoded by the exons ATGGTGAGGACGTCCCTTCCTCCTGGATTTCGCTTTCATCCAACTGATGTTGAGCTGCTTATGTACTATCTGAAACGGAAGGTAATGGGAAAGAAAATTCCTTTTGAAGCCATATCAGAGCTCAACATTTACAAATTCTCTCCATGGGATCTTCCTG ATAAATCTTGCTTGAAAAGTAAGGATCTTGAGTGGTATTTCTTCTgcccaagagagaggaagtatGCAAGCGGGTCAAGAATGAACCGTTCAACTGAAACTGGATACTGGAAGACCACAGGAAAGGATAGACGTGTTACTTATAATAAGAACAGTGTTGGAATGGTTAAGACCTTGGTGTTCCACCAAGGTTGTGCTCCGAGCGGGCAAAGAACTGATTGGGTGATACATGAATACAGGATTGAAGATAAGAACTTGGCTGATATGGGGGTTGCTCAG GATGCGTATGTTTTGTGCAAACTCTTCCACAAGAGTGGACCAGGACCTAAAAATGGTGCATCGTATGGAGCGCCTTTTAGAGAAGAGGACTGGGATGATGATGAAGAGATTCCTGTTGACTCTTTGTTACCTGGTGGCCCATCAACTGTAGAACCTGTGCAGCCTGAAAATGATAACTCTTCTGCTGCCATTAGCTTGGTTGACCTTGGAAATGCACCCCTAATGCGCCCAAATGAACCTGGACCTTCCTTTGTTCAGCCTTCCAAAGATACGGTTCTCTCGAATGGTCAGAATAGTTCAATGGTCACAAGAGTGGTTGATACTGGGAATGCATCTGGATGGTCTTTAAGTGAAGCTGGTCTAACCTCAGCTAGCCATTCTGGTAATGGCATGGACATGGACCCACCAGATGATGATATTCTTCATTTGCTTGCAGCTTTCTCAGAAGATAGCCCTTTGCTCCCCACTGTTAATGGAAATATTGAG CTTGGTGATCTTGGTCAAGGAAGAGCTGTTGAAGCTATCCCTCATTCAGATGGAGGTGATCTATTTAGTGGTCTAGAAGACCTCAGTAACTTGGCTGAGCTCAATGGAGGTGGACTTAATTTGTTTGATAATTATCAAATTGGCTATACTACAAACAACATGCGTCTACAAGATGACAGTGGCTTTTTAGAACTTAATGACCTTGATGCTCCACTGAATTTCACTGCTCAATCTTGTGGACCTGAACAAATGCATACTGGTGGCTTATATAGACCGAGCAATTCTAGTGGATCTGAGCATGTGTTTGCTGGGAGTTTATGCACTGAATACAACACTAGCAACCATACCTGGAATGGTGACAATATTCCTGGTTACGAGCAACATCCGACAGACTTGCATCATCTTTTAGTGTTGCCCGATGCATCTGACATACAAGGAAACTCCACTAGTATTTTCCCAATG GGGAACGTCTATGACAGTACGAATGCTGCATACAATTTGGATTTTACTACTAACAGACCATTGGAGGATATCAGGAATGCTGCTGGAAATCAAGAAAGAG GAGCGCAGCAAAGAACACCACACTACTCAAGACTCCAACAGTTGTTGGAGTCCGTACCTGCTGATCCTGCATCAGCTGCTTATGATGGCTCCTCCATACATGTCAAGGCCGAGGTGACTTATAGATTCGCTACTTGCACTAAAGACGCTTTGTCAGTTATGGTGGGGGAGTCTACTTTTGTCTTTAGCCCTTGGTGGAACCTGCCTGTGCTAGGATTTCAGAAGGCAGTGGGATACCGCGGTTGTGGTTCTCCTGTTGTGTTCTGTTTAAGATTGGATTCAGCTTTCGTGTGCATGCTGATGTTTTCACTTTTAAGAGAATTTGTCTGGTATTTGTGGAGCTGGTTTTGCTTTTGTGAAATAATCGGTTGCTTTAAAACGATTCATCAATTTGTATTAACTCATCAGCGAGCGCATGTACTCTCAATTAAAAGCATggattttattaattttgtctCAGTACTTTGCTCCTAG
- the LOC113776699 gene encoding uncharacterized protein LOC113776699 — MASLDRKSSIENEPRTLNIQQFQLAREAALYVMSTRSMEEALGIFTKGLEPVVNCARENEATMMDYDYEDLEISHNQLRDIESAPF, encoded by the exons ATGGCTTCATTAGACAGGAAATCATCTATTGAAAATGAACCTCGGACTCTAAATATTCAACAATTCCAACTTGCAAGG GAAGCAGCACTTTATGTGATGAGCACGAGGAGCATGGAAGAAGCACTTGGAATTTTTACTAAG GGGCTGGAACCAGTGGTGAATTGTGCGAGAGAGAACGAGGCCACCATGATGGACTATGATTATGAGGACTTAGAGATCTCACACAACCAATTAAGGGATATTGAATCTGCACCTTTTTGA
- the LOC113778300 gene encoding actin-related protein 2/3 complex subunit 3: MVYHSSFVVDEGIAKACGCPLLPLKSHIKGPAPASDTTDIVDEAISFFRANVFFKNFDIKSSADKLLIYLTLYINVALKKLEGCRTLAEGTKAIINLGLEKVPVPGESGFPFPGLFTLPQSQKEAELFRNYLRQIREETSGRLLSVAYRHNGTPNKWWLAFAKRKFMNISNP; the protein is encoded by the coding sequence ATGGTTTATCACTCCAGCTTTGTTGTTGATGAAGGGATTGCCAAAGCTTGTGGATGCCCTCTTCTTCCTCTAAAAAGTCATATAAAGGGACCTGCTCCAGCATCAGATACCACTGACATTGTTGATGAAGCAATATCATTTTTCAGAGCTAATGTCTTCTTCAAAAACTTTGACATCAAAAGTTCAGCTGATAAGCTTCTTATCTATTTGACATTATACATAAATGTGGCTTTAAAGAAGCTAGAGGGCTGCAGAACTTTGGCTGAAGGAACGAAGGCAATTATTAACCTGGGTTTGGAAAAGGTTCCTGTGCCTGGAGAGTCTGGCTTTCCCTTTCCAGGGTTATTTACACTACCACAATCTCAAAAAGAGGCGGAGCTGTTCAGAAATTATCTGAGGCAAATTCGCGAGGAAACAAGTGGAAGACTATTGAGTGTTGCATACAGGCACAACGGGACTCCTAATAAATGGTGGTTGGCATTTGCAAAGAGAAAGTTCATGAATATTAGTAATCCATAA